A window from Urocitellus parryii isolate mUroPar1 chromosome 1, mUroPar1.hap1, whole genome shotgun sequence encodes these proteins:
- the LOC144254643 gene encoding olfactory receptor 13G1-like yields the protein MNHTVVTQFIMLGLTQNPELQGVLFCVLLLIYMVAFLGNMLIVVAIICNAALHTPMYILLLGLAIVDIVCTTSIIPKVLWTMLSTESTISYGGCMSQLFFFTWSLGAEMVLFTTMAYDRYVAICFPLHYSTIMNPCTCVALLSLVMAIAVTNSWVHTGLILRLTFCGPNTIDHFFCEIPPLLALSCSPVRINEVMVYIADITLAVGNFTLTCISYGFIIRAILRIRSAEGKKKAFSTCSSHLIVMSLYYCPVIYTYIRPASSYTFEKDKVVAALYTLVTPTLNPIVYSFRNKEMQAGVRKVLLKH from the coding sequence ATGAACCACACCGTGGTCACTCAGTTCATCATGCTGGGGCTCACCCAGAACCCTGAGCTGCAAGGTGTGCTcttctgtgtcctcctcctcATCTACATGGTTGCATTCCTGGGCAACATGCTCATTGTGGTCGCCATCATCTGCAATGCCGCgctgcacacgcccatgtacaTACTCCTGCTGGGGCTGGCCATCGTGGACATCGTCTGCACCACCAGCATCATCCCCAAGGTGCTGTGGACCATGCTGTCCACAGAGAGCACCATCTCCTATGGCGGCTGCATGTCCCAGCTCTTCTTCTTCACCTGGTCCCTGGGGGCCGAGATGGTGCTCTTTACCACCATGGCCTACGACCGCTACGTGGCCATCTGCTTCCCCCTTCATTACAGCACCATCATGAACCCCTGCACGTGCGTGGCCTTGCTCAGCCTTGTCATGGCCATCGCCGTCACCAACTCCTGGGTGCACACGGGTCTCATCCTGAGGCTCACCTTCTGCGGGCCGAATACCATTgaccacttcttctgtgagatACCCCCACTGCTGGCCCTGTCCTGCAGCCCTGTGAGGATCAACGAGGTGATGGTGTACATAGCTGACATCACCCTGGCCGTGGGGAACTTCACGCTGACCTGCATCTCCTACGGCTTCATCATCAGGGCCATCCTGCGCATCCGCTCCGCGGAGGGCAAAaagaaggccttctccacctgctcgTCCCACCTCATTGTGATGTCCCTCTACTACTGCCCCGTGATCTACACCTACATCCGCCCCGCCTCCAGCTACACCTTCGAGAAGGACAAGGTGGTGGCCGCACTCTACACCCTGGTGACGCCCACGCTGAACCCCATTGTGTACAGCTTCCGCAACAAGGAGATGCAGGCAGGGGTCAGGAAGGTGCTTTTGAAGCATTAG